One genomic region from Roseofilum casamattae BLCC-M143 encodes:
- a CDS encoding RNA-guided endonuclease InsQ/TnpB family protein, protein MLVYEAKLKGKQYQYGRLNEAIRTGLFIRNSCLRYWEDGQAKSRYDLYKYVTKLAKDGDFPWAGKLNSQARQAMAERAWAAISRFFDNCKKQIPGKKGYPKYKKNRQNHGSVEYKVTGWKLSENRDRITFTDGFKAGEFKLYGSRDLNYYQLEQIKRVRVVRRADGYYAQFCIDHNRIEEKPPTGKTIGLDVGISAFYTDSDGKKVVNPKYLRKSEKSLKRLQKRVSRKFLKGQPQSNSYKKAKQKLAKKHLKVSRQRKDFAVKLARCVVESNDLVAYEELKVRNLVKNHCLAKSISDASWAMFRTWIEYFGKVFGRETVAVPPHYTSQNCSNCGTTVKKSLSTRTHKCKCGTVLDRDENAAVNILKLGLRTVGHTETLQEYWIDASGQLALFCVDESQYSKVSG, encoded by the coding sequence ATGTTAGTCTACGAAGCCAAGCTAAAAGGGAAACAGTATCAGTATGGACGGCTCAACGAAGCTATTCGTACTGGTTTGTTTATCCGTAATTCTTGCCTTCGTTATTGGGAAGACGGTCAAGCTAAGAGTCGCTATGATTTATACAAATATGTCACCAAATTAGCCAAAGACGGCGACTTCCCTTGGGCTGGTAAACTCAACTCTCAAGCTCGACAAGCGATGGCGGAACGTGCCTGGGCAGCTATTTCTCGATTTTTTGATAACTGCAAAAAGCAGATACCAGGAAAGAAAGGCTACCCCAAGTACAAGAAAAACAGACAAAATCATGGCTCTGTGGAGTACAAAGTAACAGGTTGGAAGCTATCTGAAAACCGAGATAGGATAACTTTCACTGATGGTTTTAAAGCGGGTGAGTTTAAACTTTACGGCAGTCGAGACTTAAATTACTATCAACTCGAGCAAATTAAGCGGGTTAGGGTAGTAAGAAGAGCTGATGGCTATTATGCTCAGTTTTGCATCGACCATAACCGTATTGAAGAAAAGCCCCCAACGGGTAAAACCATAGGTCTTGATGTGGGCATTTCAGCCTTCTATACAGACTCTGATGGCAAAAAAGTTGTTAACCCTAAGTACCTGAGAAAATCGGAGAAGTCCCTCAAACGACTACAGAAACGAGTTTCTCGGAAGTTCCTGAAGGGTCAACCACAGTCAAACAGCTACAAGAAAGCTAAGCAAAAACTAGCGAAGAAGCACCTAAAAGTAAGTAGGCAGCGTAAAGATTTTGCTGTTAAGTTGGCAAGATGCGTAGTCGAGTCTAACGACTTGGTAGCCTATGAAGAGTTGAAAGTGCGGAATCTGGTCAAGAATCATTGTCTAGCTAAATCAATATCAGATGCTAGCTGGGCAATGTTTAGGACATGGATAGAGTATTTTGGGAAGGTATTTGGCAGAGAGACTGTTGCTGTACCTCCCCACTACACCTCTCAAAACTGTTCTAACTGTGGCACTACAGTTAAGAAATCCCTCAGTACTCGTACCCATAAATGTAAGTGTGGAACCGTGCTAGATCGAGACGAAAACGCCGCAGTGAATATTCTCAAGTTAGGTCTGCGTACCGTAGGGCATACGGAAACGCTCCAGGAATACTGGATCGACGCTTCTGGACAGCTCGCCCTCTTTTGTGTTGATGAAAGTCAATACTCTAAGGTGTCTGGATGA